The Apium graveolens cultivar Ventura chromosome 11, ASM990537v1, whole genome shotgun sequence genome has a window encoding:
- the LOC141695975 gene encoding uncharacterized protein LOC141695975 has product MDMDQDPKKDTSPGAWTLKVDGSSTSERSGAGLILKSPEGFKIQTAISFSFPATNNQAEYEALIAGLKLSRTLRVQDFKIYSDSQIVVKQTNGEYIAKDPTLAK; this is encoded by the coding sequence ATGGACATGGACCAGGACCCAAAAAAGGATACAAGTCCTGGAGCCTGGACCTTAAAagtagatggttcttcaacaagcgAGAGGTCAGGAGCCGGACTCATACTCAAGAGTCCAGAAGGATTCAAGATCCAGACAGCTATATCTTTCAGCTTCCCAGCAACAAACAatcaagcagaatatgaggcaTTGATCGCAGGACTAAAGCTCTCCCGGACTCTAAGGGTACAGGACTttaaaatctacagcgactcccagatagtggtcaagcaaacaaatggAGAATACATAGCGAAGGACCCTACTCTGGCGAAGTAA
- the LOC141696673 gene encoding laccase-4-like, protein MAVALIRVLFMVVCLFPVLVQCRIRHYKFNVVMQNTTKLCSSKPIVTVNGLFPGPTVSAREGDRVLIKVVNHVKYNLSIHWHGIRQIRTGWADGPAYITQCPIQPGQSYVYNFTVTGQRGTLWWHAHILWLRATVHGAIVILPKLGVPYPFPAPDKEVVVVLGEWWKSDVEAVIKEATKSGLAPNVSDAHTINGHPGPVSTCLTQRGFNLPVDSGKTYMLRVINAALNEELFFKIANHKLTVVEVDAAYVKPFKTGTIIIAPGQTTNVLVRANQESGKYLVAVSPFMDAPISVDNVTATATLHYSTATPSSVKTTLTAPPPQNATTLAMKFSDSLRSLNSKKYPAQVPLEVDHSLLFTVGLGVNPCATCVNGSRVVADFNNVTFVMPKINLLQAHYFKINGIFTDDFPGKPVMPYNYTGTQPKNFGTVKATKLYRLAYNSTVELVLQGTGMVIPENHPIHLHGFNFFFVGRGVGNFKKKDRKKFNLVDPVERNTVGVPSGGWTAIRFRADNPGVWFMHCHLEVHTTWGLKMAFVVDNGKGPNESILPPPPDFPKC, encoded by the exons atgGCGGTGGCATTGATTCGAGTTTTGTTTATGGTGGTATGCCTGTTTCCTGTATTGGTTCAGTGCCGGATTCGTCATTACAAGTTCAAT GTAGTGATGCAGAATACAACCAAGCTTTGCTCAAGTAAGCCCATAGTCACAGTAAATGGGCTTTTTCCGGGACCAACTGTATCAGCTAGAGAAGGTGACAGAGTACTTATCAAGGTGGTCAACCATGTTAAGTACAACCTCAGCATCCACTG GCATGGGATTCGACAAATTCGGACGGGTTGGGCTGATGGACCAGCATATATAACACAGTGCCCAATACAACCAGGCCAAAGTTATGTGTACAATTTCACTGTGACAGGGCAAAGGGGTACACTCTGGTGGCATGCACATATTCTATGGCTCAGGGCCACTGTCCATGGGGCTATAGTTATCTTACCTAAACTTGGGGTGCCTTACCCTTTCCCAGCACCAGATAAAGAAGTTGTGGTTGTATTAG GAGAATGGTGGAAATCTGATGTGGAGGCTGTGATTAAGGAAGCGACAAAGTCAGGCTTAGCGCCAAATGTCTCTGATGCCCACACTATTAATGGGCATCCGGGGCCTGTCTCAACATGTTTAACACAAA GAGGATTCAATTTACCGGTAGACTCTGGAAAGACATACATGCTACGAGTAATCAACGCAGCTCTTAACGAAGAACTCTTTTTCAAAATTGCTAATCATAAGCTCACAGTAGTGGAAGTGGATGCAGCGTATGTAAAGCCCTTCAAAACAGGTACAATAATTATAGCACCAGGGCAAACCACAAACGTCCTAGTCAGAGCAAATCAAGAAAGTGGCAAATACTTAGTTGCGGTTTCTCCTTTCATGGACGCACCAATATCAGTTGATAATGTGACTGCCACAGCAACGTTACATTACTCAACCGCAACACCCTCTAGTGTTAAAACGACCCTAACAGCCCCACCACCTCAAAATGCCACTACATTAGCTATGAAATTCAGTGACTCTCTCAGAAGCCTCAACTCGAAAAAATATCCAGCTCAAGTGCCATTAGAAGTTGACCATTCACTTTTGTTCACAGTTGGGCTCGGAGTGAACCCTTGTGCAACATGTGTGAATGGTAGCAGAGTTGTGGCGGATTTCAACAATGTGACATTTGTGATGCCGAAAATCAATCTTCTACAAGCACATTACTTCAAAATTAATGGAATTTTTACAGATGACTTTCCTGGGAAGCCTGTAATGCCATATAATTACACTGGAACACAGCCTAAAAATTTTGGAACAGTCAAAGCTACAAAACTTTATAGGCTGGCTTATAACTCTACTGTAGAGTTAGTGTTACAAGGTACAGGAATGGTTATTCCTGAAAATCATCCAATTCATTTGCATGGATTTAACTTCTTTTTTGTTGGAAGAGGAGTTGGAAATTTCAAGAAAAAGGACCGCAAGAAATTTAATCTTGTAGATCCCGTTGAGAGGAACACTGTCGGAGTCCCTTCTGGTGGATGGACTGCTATAAGATTCAGGGCCGACAATCCAG GTGTTTGGTTCATGCATTGCCATTTAGAAGTACATACAACATGGGGATTAAAAATGGCATTTGTTGTGGACAACGGGAAAGGGCCTAATGAGTCTATTCTACCACCCCCACCAGATTTTCCCAAGTGTTGA